GACAGTTCAGGAGGAGTGCATTCCAATGCAATTTTAACCGCTTCAACCACCTGGCTTACAGGCTCCACTAAACTTTCAGCAATTTGATATTCATTTAAAGTAATTTCTTTAGGCACGCCATGAATAAGATCTCGTCCTTTAATTTCCATTGATTTACCAATGCCATCTTCTGGAACACAAGCTGCGCCAATAGTTTTTTTAATTTTCTCAGCTGTTGACTCTCCAATCAGCAAATTATGATTACGCCTAATGTAAGATATAATGGCCTCATCCATCTTATCCCCACCTACTCTTACTGAGCGAGCATAAACTATACCACCTAACGATAATACCGCCACTTCAGTAGTACCGCCACCAATATCTACAATCATTGATCCTGTAGGTTCCGTAACGGGCAAATCAGCTCCAATTGCCGCTGCCATTGGTTCTTCAATTAAATATACTTCACGAGCACCAGCAGATTCTGCTGCATCCTGAATTGCTCTTCTCTCCACTGGAGTTGAACCGGAAGGTACACAAACAATAATTAATGGACCTGTAAAGCTTCTACGATTATGCACCATACGAATAAAGTGCTTAATCATTTCTTCAGCACCTTTAAAATCAGCTATGACCCCATCTTTAAGCGGTCTAATTGCTTCAATTTCAGCTGGAGTTCTTCCAAGCATCATTTTAGCTTGATGTCCAAAAGCATAAGGTTTAGTAGTGCCGTTTTCTTTATATAAT
This window of the Rickettsiales endosymbiont of Stachyamoeba lipophora genome carries:
- a CDS encoding rod shape-determining protein codes for the protein MFSKLLGFMSSDMAIDLGTANTLVYVKGRGVVLNEPSVVALYKENGTTKPYAFGHQAKMMLGRTPAEIEAIRPLKDGVIADFKGAEEMIKHFIRMVHNRRSFTGPLIIVCVPSGSTPVERRAIQDAAESAGAREVYLIEEPMAAAIGADLPVTEPTGSMIVDIGGGTTEVAVLSLGGIVYARSVRVGGDKMDEAIISYIRRNHNLLIGESTAEKIKKTIGAACVPEDGIGKSMEIKGRDLIHGVPKEITLNEYQIAESLVEPVSQVVEAVKIALECTPPELSSDIVDKGIVLTGGGSLLKNLDIVLRDATGLPVFVADDALSCVAIGTGKVLENMKKLQHVLFKQD